CGCGCAGATGAAGCGGCGGGGCAACAGCTGAAAACGAAGGCGGCGCGGGCGCGAGCAGGGCCCGTTGCCCTTCTCGCTGAGCATTTCCCTGAACGAAGGAGTCGCCACGCGCCATGAACGCTCAGAATCGTTGGCTGTTCCCGCCTCTGCGGGCCGTGCCGTGTTCGTACCGGTGCCGGCACTGCGACTTCGCGCCCGCAGGTTCGTTCGAGCCGGTGCCGATGGCGCGCCTGCTCGAGTTCGTGCAGCCGCTTGTCGAAGCGCGCGACAGCGCGACGGCGATCGAGGGCCTCCGCCTCGACGCGGCCGACCTCGAGCAGCTCGATGCGTCCGTCCGCGTGGACCTCGCCGATCTCAAGCCCGAGACGGAATGGGCCGAGGAACTCTCGACGCGTGACGACGTGCCGTTCACCGCGAGTCCAAGGATCGTGCACGTCGCCGTCGAGCCGTCGGTCGCCGGGTTCCTCGACGCGTGGAATCGCGAATACGAGGCCTGGCGCACGCGCTACCCGTCCATCGCCGAACTGGCCCGCACCTACGGAGACCCGACCAACACGTGCCTCCACGACTCGCGCATCATCATCCGCAAATGGTGCGCCGCGTACGAGGGCACGCATCTACGGGCCTGATGACCGACGCGCTGGCCGCTGCCTGCCCATTCCCAGGACAAAAGGACAAGACCTTGGGCTTGACAGAATGCGAAGCTGCCGGTTACATTTGACACCGGCGAGGAACAGGGGACTGCCCCTATTCCCCATGCGCTTGTGCTGGGAAAACGAGGTGATGGGCTGAAGATGAGGCGCGCACCGACAGCAGCCCCGAGTTCGCCATCGGCGGCGGCGGCGTGCTGATCGCTTGGGTTCTGCTGAGAATGAAGCTCCAAGATAATGGGTGAGGCGAGAACAAGTAAGGTTAAGGCAGTGGCACGAGGAGGATGGTACTACAACCCGCATTCCGGAGGCGTGAAGATCCCGCCCGCGGAACGCGAATGGATTCGGCGCCGCATCCTGGCGCACGCCGAGAAGCACTACGCAGGCCGTTACACCCGGATCGAGGTCCGGTTCCGCGGGCAGTTCTGCTACATCGACGCCTACGTGGAGCCGAATCTGCCTCCCGGCTTCGACCCGAGGCTGCCGGGCGAATCACGCGAAGAGTGCTTCGAACGCATCGCGAACATACCCGTCCACCTTTGCCGGCTGCGCTACTTCGGCGACCGGGATCGGTGGTCCATGGCGTTCTACACGTACAGCAACGACACCTACGAGCCGTCGGTCTTCTGCACCGGCAGCTTCGAGGGCACGCCCGAAGAGGGGTTTGACACGTCGGCCATCCACCTGCGAGGATAGCCGTCGGTCGAGGGAACACGAACATGATCAGGACGAAGAAAGACATCCTCGAAGCGCTTGACCAGAACCGGTCCCGACTCAGTGCGCTGGGCGTGCGACGGATCGGCCTGTTCGGCTCCTACGTCCGCGGCGAGCAGCGCCCGGACAGCGACATCGACCTGCTCGTCGAATTCCAGCCCGGTCGCAAAACGTTCGACTCCTTCATGGAGCTCTCCTTCTTCCTCGAAGACCTTTTCCAACGCAAAGTCGAGCTTGTCACCGTCGAGTCGCTCAGCCCCCATCTCGCCCCGCACATCCTTAGCGAGGTCGAATATGCCGCGCTCGCCGCTTGAGTACCTCCGCCATATCCTCGACGAGATCGAATACCTGATCGCCGAGAAGCAAGGTCTCACTCAAGAGCGGTTTTCGCGCGACGCCACGCTTCAGCGCGCCTTCGTGCGAAGCCTCGAGATCATCGGCGAGGCCTCAAAGAAGGTTCCCGCCGATCTCAAGGACCGCTATCCAGCCGTGCAATGGAAGGTCATCGGCGGCATGAGAGACCGCCTCATCCACGACTACTTCGGCGTTGACTACGACATCGTCTGGGACGTCATCGAGAACAAGATCCCAGAGCTTCGCGAGCACATACTGACGATTCTCAAACAAGAGGATCAGGCCCGATAGAGGATTGTGTGGCCAACTCGCCCTACGCGGCACCAACAGCAGCCCGGCCCTCGTCGTAGTCGGCGGCATCCTCATCCTATGGGGCCTTATCCAGATAAAGCGCCGCAGCGGCGGGTGAGGTGAAGTATGCCTTTTTTGACTCTGGCGCATTGTTGTTGGCTTTTCGGTCACGCCGTGTGTGTGTTTGGGATCGCGGCTGTTGGAGCTGTCATCGGAGGCATTGTCGGGAGCGTTATTACCTATTGTGCTACGCGACGGATGCCGCCACAGAACGCACAACCAGCCACAGAAGAAGACCCGGAACCTGCGTTCGGCAAAGAGAATGACGCTCAGACAATTCAGTTTCTGCATGAGAAACGCTACGCATTCTTCAAGACGCGCCAGGAACACGAGTGGAAAGTCTACTTTGCTGCCTGGGTGCTGCTCGGCGCGCTCGATGCTGCTGTCCTGACAGGCAAACTTCCTCTATCTGGGTGGCCAATCTTCGTCTTCTGGATTCCCTCATGCCTCCTTGTGTTTGGTGTTGTGTGGGGCTACCAGGCGAACCTCCAACATGCCAACAAAGAAGATCGAAAAGCACTGAACACCCTGTACAACCGCCTGTGCGGTCTTGTTGGGGTACCGAAGGAGAGCCCAGTCCGCGCGCGGACATGGCCGTACCGCCGCTGGTATCGCTTTGGCTGGGCATTCCCGTGGCAGGTGCTGCTGCTTCTCATGGCTGTTGCGGTGTCTGCTTGTCTACCGTTTTTCCACCGCGCTAGTCTCGACCGAGGAGAAACTGATAGCGCGACCAAGCCGCCCGACAGAGTCGAGACGCAGGTAAGCGCTCCTGACCAGACAAACACCGCGCCTCACTGATGTCCTTCTTTCTACGGTTCTCAGCGGACATCATGAGCCATGGAACGGAAGATGAAGACGCTGGACGATCTGGGCAAACAAGGCAACGC
This window of the Verrucomicrobiota bacterium genome carries:
- a CDS encoding nucleotidyltransferase family protein is translated as MIRTKKDILEALDQNRSRLSALGVRRIGLFGSYVRGEQRPDSDIDLLVEFQPGRKTFDSFMELSFFLEDLFQRKVELVTVESLSPHLAPHILSEVEYAALAA
- a CDS encoding DUF86 domain-containing protein yields the protein MPRSPLEYLRHILDEIEYLIAEKQGLTQERFSRDATLQRAFVRSLEIIGEASKKVPADLKDRYPAVQWKVIGGMRDRLIHDYFGVDYDIVWDVIENKIPELREHILTILKQEDQAR